In Xenopus laevis strain J_2021 chromosome 2S, Xenopus_laevis_v10.1, whole genome shotgun sequence, a genomic segment contains:
- the art1.S gene encoding erythroblast NAD(P)(+)--arginine ADP-ribosyltransferase isoform X1 — translation MGAGSPGTNIIWALALISTLSLIHPSEGDRTGMSRRDAFLSKESVLDMAPSSYDDQYKGCTEAMEAEIPTLFQYEYSSNKDFAEAWDSATFRWEERKGKMVVPPGFKDQYAIAIFAYTSSGPLHRIFNEAVRQAGQSRQYYLTNFNFKVLHYYLTRALQMLDAVESPTCHKVFRGIKGVRFKSEPRKPVRFGQFTSSSKDDQSALSFGEDTFFSIHTCYGVNIRNFSFFPSEEEVLIPPFEKFKVTDFSTMSRKNIITLQSVEKSSVYNCEFVKERRCKASWCPFSSATGPGMGILQIIPSCWLILLWGPLGGLLLP, via the exons ATGGGGGCTGGAAGCCCTGGTACCAACATCATCTGGGCACTTGCTCTGATCTCCACCCTGTCACTCATCCACCCCAGCGAG GGGGACAGGACTGGAATGTCCAGGAGAGACGCATTCCTATCAAAGGAGTCTGTGTTGGACATGGCACCTTCTTCCTATGATGATCAGTATAAAGGGTGCACTGAGGCCATGGAGGCCGAGATTCCTACACTCTTTCAATACGAGTATTCCTCAAACAAGGACTTTGCTGAAGCCTGGGATTCTGCCACCTTCAGATGGGAAGAGAGAAAGGGAAAGATGGTGGTTCCCCCTGGATTTAAGGACCAGTATGCTATAGCAATATTTGCCTACACCAGCAGTGGTCCTCTCCACAGAATCTTCAATGAGGCAGTACGCCAGGCTGGGCAGTCCAGACAGTACTATCTAACAAACTTCAATTTTAAGGTCTTACACTACTATCTGACCAGGGCACTTCAGATGCTGGATGCTGTGGAATCACCAACTTGTCACAAAGTCTTCAGAGGAATAAAGGGGGTTAGATTCAAATCGGAGCCCAGGAAACCAGTCCGTTTTGGCCAATTCACATCTTCATCAAAGGATGACCAGAGCGCTTTGTCCTTTGGAGAAGACACCTTCTTTAGCATCCATACCTGCTACGGGGTCAACATCAGGAACTTCTCCTTCTTCCCCAGTGAGGAAGAAGTGCTTATCCCACCCTTTGAGAAATTCAAAGTCACCGATTTCAGCACAATGAGCAGAAAAAACATCATCACCCTCCAGTCTGTGGAAAAGTCCAGTGTGTACAATTGTGAGTTTGTGAAAG AGAGAAGATGCAAAGCCTCGTGGTGCCCTTTCAGTTCAG CCACAGGCCCTGGGATGGGAATCCTGCAGATCATTCCAAGTTGTTGGCTGATACTCCTGTGGGGCCCGCTGGGGGGTCTTCTCTTACCCTGA
- the art1.S gene encoding erythroblast NAD(P)(+)--arginine ADP-ribosyltransferase isoform X2 yields MGAGSPGTNIIWALALISTLSLIHPSEGDRTGMSRRDAFLSKESVLDMAPSSYDDQYKGCTEAMEAEIPTLFQYEYSSNKDFAEAWDSATFRWEERKGKMVVPPGFKDQYAIAIFAYTSSGPLHRIFNEAVRQAGQSRQYYLTNFNFKVLHYYLTRALQMLDAVESPTCHKVFRGIKGVRFKSEPRKPVRFGQFTSSSKDDQSALSFGEDTFFSIHTCYGVNIRNFSFFPSEEEVLIPPFEKFKVTDFSTMSRKNIITLQSVEKSSVYN; encoded by the exons ATGGGGGCTGGAAGCCCTGGTACCAACATCATCTGGGCACTTGCTCTGATCTCCACCCTGTCACTCATCCACCCCAGCGAG GGGGACAGGACTGGAATGTCCAGGAGAGACGCATTCCTATCAAAGGAGTCTGTGTTGGACATGGCACCTTCTTCCTATGATGATCAGTATAAAGGGTGCACTGAGGCCATGGAGGCCGAGATTCCTACACTCTTTCAATACGAGTATTCCTCAAACAAGGACTTTGCTGAAGCCTGGGATTCTGCCACCTTCAGATGGGAAGAGAGAAAGGGAAAGATGGTGGTTCCCCCTGGATTTAAGGACCAGTATGCTATAGCAATATTTGCCTACACCAGCAGTGGTCCTCTCCACAGAATCTTCAATGAGGCAGTACGCCAGGCTGGGCAGTCCAGACAGTACTATCTAACAAACTTCAATTTTAAGGTCTTACACTACTATCTGACCAGGGCACTTCAGATGCTGGATGCTGTGGAATCACCAACTTGTCACAAAGTCTTCAGAGGAATAAAGGGGGTTAGATTCAAATCGGAGCCCAGGAAACCAGTCCGTTTTGGCCAATTCACATCTTCATCAAAGGATGACCAGAGCGCTTTGTCCTTTGGAGAAGACACCTTCTTTAGCATCCATACCTGCTACGGGGTCAACATCAGGAACTTCTCCTTCTTCCCCAGTGAGGAAGAAGTGCTTATCCCACCCTTTGAGAAATTCAAAGTCACCGATTTCAGCACAATGAGCAGAAAAAACATCATCACCCTCCAGTCTGTGGAAAAGTCCAGTGTGTACAATT AG
- the LOC108710096 gene encoding protein sel-1 homolog 3 isoform X1, with amino-acid sequence MGTTMPGTSAAALFLLFQLVAAQSGIPLGSLSVSSLEFLNPPDKVSEGHVLQVWYQCKEEQLVHVDIIASSLIASSVSVFKKRWSCGPQQEQTVRKIRLDFPDQMVYREDYFLRNSIYVHDVFLRAWISDYPSDYTSPADWLTYNRGLVKKIHYVQAVPPYSRPYKPPSRSLRWDQQLIWNLGKNKLPQCQAEPEVAHLLEFVYASTGEDFGVLRTLEPYKNRVLERQRKASISNPRCTFSTWLYLLEGCSRGTCGLFYHVGDDSDYSSPTVLLNSEGQLHIQVDLMSGKTYAFQSFVSLPLNQWCQIHLILDNSLANLTVICDDDPPSMMSYRFPTSVYLDDTTGYFSLTGCQFVSGIIGFLGPTVYYRNKITFIDKASPPKLLQSLHLSHWYNTCQAFQQHCGSKYQSFLSASRWQMPPGTCRDVFQDLVSGSNTISSGPTCTAMEAPAMPKRATVTRLLRRKAELGGGEHLNMEQIGRALYHIYMRRVLSTNGLSRMNGPISLLLQAGCLGYHPALYLASVLFQTGFGIKMDPSKALMLKLIAAQKDDRLSLMSLGHKHHMGGDGYPVDYDLSYAYYANIAFQSTEDRLQPNRDQSYVETIRLIDEEVLKLQTKEDDDLFMWLRYQAKQGVISAQQSVSRMLYWGQQGISSNLQAAAKFYEKGAMQQKDPVMMYDYGVVLLRGQGVKQDIPKALEYLKKAADMNFVPALNSLGWYYERYEGDYEKAIEYWERADELWNAEAAFNLGIMYFNGYYPGQGRNYTAAYHYYLKSATRGHIDAAVHVSFFWIKGIPGLVPRNPHDAVVWTKWAAEQNGYLGMQLRKGLDAYLKHSWLESLLHYIQAAEAGFEIAQFNAAYICQHDPDGLMSHYIHTDCMWKYYNLSVSSASPSSYAQIKMGDLLYTSHMRRKRNVQAAVQMYKAAALLKDPQGLYNLGILVEDGVPVPWSTLHELGFNRSTGSNNYTIAIELYRRCRDHESDDSYIPCSLALINAQIQYMWAFHGIMLKCSSAAAIAIVTLISLATILGRLRQGALIRQQSV; translated from the exons TGCAGGTTTGGTATCAATGTAAGGAGGAGCAACTGGTACACGTAGATATAATTGCCTCATCCCTCATTGCTTCATCCGTGTCTGTGTTTAAGAAAAGATGGTCGTGTGGCCCCCAACAGGAACAGACAGTAAGGAAAATCCGCTTGGACTTCCCAGACCAGATGGTCTACAGAGAAGACTACTTTCTAAGGAATTCCATATATGTACATGATGTGTTTCTGAGAGCTTGGATCTCCGATTATCCCTCTGATTATACCAGTCCTGCGGATTGGCTCACCTACAACAGGGGGCTGGTAAAGAAAATCCACTATGTTCAAGCTGTGCCCCCCTACAGCCGCCCCTACAAGCCCCCCAGTAGGTCTCTACGATGGGACCAGCAGCTCATTTGGAACCTGGGAAAAAACAAATTGCCCCAGTGTCAGGCGGAGCCAG AGGTTGCTCATCTCCTGGAGTTTGTTTATGCATCGACTGGGGAGGACTTTGGGGTGCTGAGGACCCTGGAGCCCTACAAGAACCGAGTTCTAGAGAGACAGAGGAAAGCCTCCATCAGCAATCCACG ATGCACCTTCTCCACTTGGCTGTACCTACTGGAGGGCTGTTCTAGAGGGACATGTGGCTTGTTCTACCATGTTGGTGATGATAGCGACTATTCTTCTCCAACTGTGCTACTAAACAGTGAAG GTCAGTTACATATTCAGGTTGATCTGATGTCTGGGAAAACCTATGCCTTTCAGAGTTTTGTGTCCCTCCCCTTGAACCAGTGGTGCCAGATCCACCTCATTTTGGACAACTCATTG GCCAACCTCACAGTGATATGCGATGATGATCCCCCCAGCATGATGTCCTACAG ATTCCCGACCAGTGTGTATCTGGATGACACCACGGGATACTTTAGTCTGACCGGATGTCAATTTGTTTCTGGGATAATTGGGTTCCTGGGACCCACTGTGTATTATAGGAACAAGATAACTTTTATTGATAAG GCAAGTCCCCCCAAGCTTCTCCAAAGCCTCCATCTGTCCCACTGGTACAACACATGCCAAGCCTTCCAGCAACATTGTGGAAGCAAATACCAGTCTTTTCTGTCAGCATCAAGATGGCAGATGCCTCCAG GGACCTGCAGGGATGTGTTCCAAGATCTAGTTTCAGGCTCTAACACAATATCTTCTGGGCCAACGTGCACTGCGATGGAGGCACCTGCAATGCCAAAACGAGCCACTGTCACCCGGCTTCTGAGAAGGAAAGCGGAACTGGGGG GAGGGGAGCACCTGAACATGGAGCAGATTGGCAGAGCCCTGTATCATATCTACATGAGGAGAGTCCTCTCCACCAATGGTCTGTCTCGTATGAATGGGCCCATAAGCTTGCTGTTACAGGCCGGCTGTCTGGGGTATCATCCAGCCCTATATCTTGCCTCGGTTCTCTTCCAGACTGGATTTGGGATTAAAATGGACCCATCGAAG gctcTAATGCTCAAGCTCATTGCCGCACAGAAGGACGATCGTCTGTCTCTCATGTCTCTTGGCCACAAACACCACATGGGTGGAGATGGTTACCCAGTAGACTACGACCTCTCTTATGCCTATTATGCCAATATCGCCTTCCAGTCAACAGAAGATCGGCTGCAGCCAAACAGAGACCAG TCCTATGTAGAGACCATCCGCCTGATTGATGAAGAAGTTCTAAAACTGCAGACGAAGGAGGATGATGATCTCTTCATGTGGCTACGATACCAGGCCAAGCAGGGTGTTATCTCTGCACAG CAAAGTGTGAGCCGAATGTTGTACTGGGGACAACAGGGGATCTCCTCCAACCTCCAGGCTGCTGCTAAGTTCTATGAGAAGGGGGCCATGCAGCAGAAGGACCCAGTAATGATGTATGATTATGGGGTGGTGCTGCTCAGG GGCCAAGGGGTGAAACAGGATATACCAAAGGCTTTAGAGTATCTGAAGAAAGCGGCCGATATG AACTTTGTTCCAGCCCTTAACAGCCTGGGCTGGTATTATGAGAGGTATGAGGGAGATTATGAGAAAGCCATTGAATACTGGGAAAGAGCAGATGAACTCTGGAATGCAGAAGCTGCTTTCAACCTCGGCATTATGTACTTTAATGGGTATTATCCAGGCCAAGGCAGAAATTAT ACTGCAGCGTATCACTACTACCTGAAATCCGCAACCCGTGGTCACATTGATGCAGCTGTTCATGTCTCATTTTTCTGGATCAAAGGGATCCCTGGGCTGGTACCACGGAATCCTCATGATGCAGTTGT GTGGACAAAATGGGCAGCAGAACAGAACGGGTATCTCGGGATGCAGTTACGGAAGGGCCTGGACGCGTATCTGAAACATTCCTG GCTGGAGTCCCTTCTCCATTACATACAGGCAGCGGAGGCCGGCTTTGAGATCGCCCAGTTCAACGCAGCGTATATCTGTCAGCATGACCCG GACGGCCTCATGAGTCACTATATCCATACAGACTGTATGTGGAAATATTACAACCTGTCAGTATCAAGTGCCTCCCCATCATCCTATG CCCAGATCAAGATGGGGGACTTGTTGTACACGTCTCACATGAGGAGGAAGCGCAATGTTCAGGCTGCAGTGCAGATGTACAAAGCTGCCGCTCTACTGAAAGACCCCCAG GGTCTCTACAACTTGGGTATCCTGGTAGAAGATGGAGTTCCAGTTCCATGGTCCACCCTTCATGAGTTGGGCTTCAATAGATCCACAGGCAGCAATAACTACACCATCGCTATAGAGCTGTACAGAAG ATGCCGAGACCACGAGAGTGACGATTCATACATTCCCTGCAGCCTGGCTCTCATCAATGCTCAGATACAATACATGTGGGCCTTCCATGGAATCATGCTCAAG TGTTCCAGTGCAGCGGCCATTGCCATTGTTACTCTGATCAGTCTGGCCACAATTTTGGGGAGATTACGTCAGGGAGCCCTAATCCGGCAGCAATCTGTATGA
- the LOC108710096 gene encoding protein sel-1 homolog 3 isoform X2, whose amino-acid sequence MVYREDYFLRNSIYVHDVFLRAWISDYPSDYTSPADWLTYNRGLVKKIHYVQAVPPYSRPYKPPSRSLRWDQQLIWNLGKNKLPQCQAEPEVAHLLEFVYASTGEDFGVLRTLEPYKNRVLERQRKASISNPRCTFSTWLYLLEGCSRGTCGLFYHVGDDSDYSSPTVLLNSEGQLHIQVDLMSGKTYAFQSFVSLPLNQWCQIHLILDNSLANLTVICDDDPPSMMSYRFPTSVYLDDTTGYFSLTGCQFVSGIIGFLGPTVYYRNKITFIDKASPPKLLQSLHLSHWYNTCQAFQQHCGSKYQSFLSASRWQMPPGTCRDVFQDLVSGSNTISSGPTCTAMEAPAMPKRATVTRLLRRKAELGGGEHLNMEQIGRALYHIYMRRVLSTNGLSRMNGPISLLLQAGCLGYHPALYLASVLFQTGFGIKMDPSKALMLKLIAAQKDDRLSLMSLGHKHHMGGDGYPVDYDLSYAYYANIAFQSTEDRLQPNRDQSYVETIRLIDEEVLKLQTKEDDDLFMWLRYQAKQGVISAQQSVSRMLYWGQQGISSNLQAAAKFYEKGAMQQKDPVMMYDYGVVLLRGQGVKQDIPKALEYLKKAADMNFVPALNSLGWYYERYEGDYEKAIEYWERADELWNAEAAFNLGIMYFNGYYPGQGRNYTAAYHYYLKSATRGHIDAAVHVSFFWIKGIPGLVPRNPHDAVVWTKWAAEQNGYLGMQLRKGLDAYLKHSWLESLLHYIQAAEAGFEIAQFNAAYICQHDPDGLMSHYIHTDCMWKYYNLSVSSASPSSYAQIKMGDLLYTSHMRRKRNVQAAVQMYKAAALLKDPQGLYNLGILVEDGVPVPWSTLHELGFNRSTGSNNYTIAIELYRRCRDHESDDSYIPCSLALINAQIQYMWAFHGIMLKCSSAAAIAIVTLISLATILGRLRQGALIRQQSV is encoded by the exons ATGGTCTACAGAGAAGACTACTTTCTAAGGAATTCCATATATGTACATGATGTGTTTCTGAGAGCTTGGATCTCCGATTATCCCTCTGATTATACCAGTCCTGCGGATTGGCTCACCTACAACAGGGGGCTGGTAAAGAAAATCCACTATGTTCAAGCTGTGCCCCCCTACAGCCGCCCCTACAAGCCCCCCAGTAGGTCTCTACGATGGGACCAGCAGCTCATTTGGAACCTGGGAAAAAACAAATTGCCCCAGTGTCAGGCGGAGCCAG AGGTTGCTCATCTCCTGGAGTTTGTTTATGCATCGACTGGGGAGGACTTTGGGGTGCTGAGGACCCTGGAGCCCTACAAGAACCGAGTTCTAGAGAGACAGAGGAAAGCCTCCATCAGCAATCCACG ATGCACCTTCTCCACTTGGCTGTACCTACTGGAGGGCTGTTCTAGAGGGACATGTGGCTTGTTCTACCATGTTGGTGATGATAGCGACTATTCTTCTCCAACTGTGCTACTAAACAGTGAAG GTCAGTTACATATTCAGGTTGATCTGATGTCTGGGAAAACCTATGCCTTTCAGAGTTTTGTGTCCCTCCCCTTGAACCAGTGGTGCCAGATCCACCTCATTTTGGACAACTCATTG GCCAACCTCACAGTGATATGCGATGATGATCCCCCCAGCATGATGTCCTACAG ATTCCCGACCAGTGTGTATCTGGATGACACCACGGGATACTTTAGTCTGACCGGATGTCAATTTGTTTCTGGGATAATTGGGTTCCTGGGACCCACTGTGTATTATAGGAACAAGATAACTTTTATTGATAAG GCAAGTCCCCCCAAGCTTCTCCAAAGCCTCCATCTGTCCCACTGGTACAACACATGCCAAGCCTTCCAGCAACATTGTGGAAGCAAATACCAGTCTTTTCTGTCAGCATCAAGATGGCAGATGCCTCCAG GGACCTGCAGGGATGTGTTCCAAGATCTAGTTTCAGGCTCTAACACAATATCTTCTGGGCCAACGTGCACTGCGATGGAGGCACCTGCAATGCCAAAACGAGCCACTGTCACCCGGCTTCTGAGAAGGAAAGCGGAACTGGGGG GAGGGGAGCACCTGAACATGGAGCAGATTGGCAGAGCCCTGTATCATATCTACATGAGGAGAGTCCTCTCCACCAATGGTCTGTCTCGTATGAATGGGCCCATAAGCTTGCTGTTACAGGCCGGCTGTCTGGGGTATCATCCAGCCCTATATCTTGCCTCGGTTCTCTTCCAGACTGGATTTGGGATTAAAATGGACCCATCGAAG gctcTAATGCTCAAGCTCATTGCCGCACAGAAGGACGATCGTCTGTCTCTCATGTCTCTTGGCCACAAACACCACATGGGTGGAGATGGTTACCCAGTAGACTACGACCTCTCTTATGCCTATTATGCCAATATCGCCTTCCAGTCAACAGAAGATCGGCTGCAGCCAAACAGAGACCAG TCCTATGTAGAGACCATCCGCCTGATTGATGAAGAAGTTCTAAAACTGCAGACGAAGGAGGATGATGATCTCTTCATGTGGCTACGATACCAGGCCAAGCAGGGTGTTATCTCTGCACAG CAAAGTGTGAGCCGAATGTTGTACTGGGGACAACAGGGGATCTCCTCCAACCTCCAGGCTGCTGCTAAGTTCTATGAGAAGGGGGCCATGCAGCAGAAGGACCCAGTAATGATGTATGATTATGGGGTGGTGCTGCTCAGG GGCCAAGGGGTGAAACAGGATATACCAAAGGCTTTAGAGTATCTGAAGAAAGCGGCCGATATG AACTTTGTTCCAGCCCTTAACAGCCTGGGCTGGTATTATGAGAGGTATGAGGGAGATTATGAGAAAGCCATTGAATACTGGGAAAGAGCAGATGAACTCTGGAATGCAGAAGCTGCTTTCAACCTCGGCATTATGTACTTTAATGGGTATTATCCAGGCCAAGGCAGAAATTAT ACTGCAGCGTATCACTACTACCTGAAATCCGCAACCCGTGGTCACATTGATGCAGCTGTTCATGTCTCATTTTTCTGGATCAAAGGGATCCCTGGGCTGGTACCACGGAATCCTCATGATGCAGTTGT GTGGACAAAATGGGCAGCAGAACAGAACGGGTATCTCGGGATGCAGTTACGGAAGGGCCTGGACGCGTATCTGAAACATTCCTG GCTGGAGTCCCTTCTCCATTACATACAGGCAGCGGAGGCCGGCTTTGAGATCGCCCAGTTCAACGCAGCGTATATCTGTCAGCATGACCCG GACGGCCTCATGAGTCACTATATCCATACAGACTGTATGTGGAAATATTACAACCTGTCAGTATCAAGTGCCTCCCCATCATCCTATG CCCAGATCAAGATGGGGGACTTGTTGTACACGTCTCACATGAGGAGGAAGCGCAATGTTCAGGCTGCAGTGCAGATGTACAAAGCTGCCGCTCTACTGAAAGACCCCCAG GGTCTCTACAACTTGGGTATCCTGGTAGAAGATGGAGTTCCAGTTCCATGGTCCACCCTTCATGAGTTGGGCTTCAATAGATCCACAGGCAGCAATAACTACACCATCGCTATAGAGCTGTACAGAAG ATGCCGAGACCACGAGAGTGACGATTCATACATTCCCTGCAGCCTGGCTCTCATCAATGCTCAGATACAATACATGTGGGCCTTCCATGGAATCATGCTCAAG TGTTCCAGTGCAGCGGCCATTGCCATTGTTACTCTGATCAGTCTGGCCACAATTTTGGGGAGATTACGTCAGGGAGCCCTAATCCGGCAGCAATCTGTATGA